The following proteins are encoded in a genomic region of Mycobacterium sp. 155:
- the guaA gene encoding glutamine-hydrolyzing GMP synthase encodes MAAESPRPVLVVDFGAQYAQLIARRIREARVYSEVVPHTASVEEIKARDPQAIVLSGGPASVYADGAPQLDPALFDLDVPVFGICYGFQAMAQVLGGTVEHTGTSEYGRTELKVTGGELHADLPTMQPVWMSHGDAVTAAPDGFDVIASSSGAPVAGFENRARRLAGVQYHPEVLHSPHGQQVLTRFLHEFAGIGPTWTSANIAEQLIAAVREQIGDGQAICGLSGGVDSAVAAALVQRAIGDRLTCVFVDHGLLRAGERAQVERDFVAATGAKLVTIDVADRFLEALSGVTNPEGKRKIIGREFIRAFEGAVRDTLGSSEAEIEYLVQGTLYPDVVESGGGTGTANIKSHHNVGGLPDDLKFKLVEPLRLLFKDEVRAVGRELGLPEEIVGRQPFPGPGLGIRIVGEVTAQRLDTLRRADSIAREELTAAGLDQQIWQCPVVLLADVRSVGVQGDGRTYGHPIVLRPVSSEDAMTADWTRVPYEVLERISTRITNEVPEVNRVVLDVTSKPPGTIEWE; translated from the coding sequence GTGGCAGCAGAATCCCCCCGCCCCGTTCTCGTCGTTGACTTCGGCGCGCAGTACGCCCAGCTGATCGCGCGGCGCATCCGTGAGGCGCGGGTCTACTCCGAGGTCGTCCCGCACACCGCTAGCGTCGAGGAGATCAAGGCGCGCGACCCGCAGGCGATCGTGCTGTCCGGCGGCCCGGCCAGCGTCTACGCCGACGGTGCTCCGCAACTCGACCCTGCACTGTTCGATCTCGACGTGCCTGTGTTCGGCATCTGCTACGGATTCCAGGCCATGGCGCAGGTGCTCGGCGGCACCGTCGAGCACACCGGAACCAGTGAGTACGGCCGCACCGAGCTCAAGGTGACCGGCGGAGAGCTGCACGCCGACCTGCCCACGATGCAGCCGGTCTGGATGAGCCACGGCGACGCAGTCACCGCCGCACCGGACGGCTTCGACGTCATCGCCTCAAGCTCCGGGGCGCCGGTTGCCGGATTCGAGAACAGGGCCCGCCGGCTGGCGGGTGTGCAGTACCACCCCGAGGTGCTGCATTCACCGCACGGCCAGCAGGTGCTGACCCGGTTTCTGCATGAGTTCGCCGGGATCGGACCGACCTGGACGTCGGCCAACATCGCCGAGCAACTCATCGCGGCGGTGCGGGAGCAGATCGGTGATGGTCAGGCCATCTGTGGGCTGTCGGGCGGCGTCGATTCCGCGGTGGCCGCAGCGCTGGTGCAACGCGCCATCGGCGACCGGCTTACCTGCGTATTCGTCGACCACGGCCTCCTGCGGGCGGGGGAGCGAGCTCAGGTGGAACGCGACTTCGTCGCCGCCACCGGTGCCAAACTGGTCACCATCGACGTCGCCGACCGGTTCCTTGAGGCGCTCAGCGGTGTCACCAATCCCGAGGGCAAGCGCAAGATCATCGGCCGCGAATTCATCCGGGCCTTCGAGGGCGCGGTGCGCGACACCCTGGGCAGCTCCGAGGCCGAGATCGAGTACCTGGTGCAGGGCACACTGTATCCCGACGTCGTCGAATCCGGCGGCGGCACCGGCACGGCCAATATCAAGAGTCACCACAACGTCGGCGGTCTGCCTGACGATCTGAAGTTCAAACTCGTCGAGCCGCTGCGCCTGCTGTTCAAGGATGAGGTACGGGCGGTGGGTCGTGAGCTCGGCTTGCCGGAGGAAATCGTTGGGCGCCAACCCTTCCCGGGTCCTGGGCTGGGCATCCGCATCGTCGGTGAGGTGACCGCCCAGCGGCTCGACACGCTGCGCCGCGCCGACTCGATCGCCCGTGAGGAACTCACAGCCGCGGGTCTGGATCAGCAGATTTGGCAGTGCCCGGTGGTACTGCTCGCCGACGTTCGCTCTGTCGGAGTGCAGGGCGACGGGCGCACTTACGGCCATCCGATCGTGTTGCGCCCGGTGTCCAGCGAGGATGCCATGACCGCCGACTGGACTCGGGTGCCCTATGAAGTGCTGGAACGGATTTCAACCCGTATCACCAACGAGGTGCCCGAAGTCAATCGAGTGGTGCTGGATGTCACGAGCAAACCGCCCGGCACCATCGAGTGGGAGTAG
- a CDS encoding YhgE/Pip domain-containing protein, protein MLNGLRASGSSPLKGLRASGSSPLAGLALGSEIKRFGRSRMTRLAIVVLMLLPLVYGALYLWAYWDPFGHVNKMPVALVNSDRGTVVSGQKINAGDEIAKSLTDDASLDWHVMDLDEARQGVDHGKYYFMLELPPNFSEAIASPVTGEPKRANLIAVYNDANNYISSSIGRTAVDQVLNAVSTRISGQAVNQVLSVVVSSGAGIRQAADGAQQLADGAVKVDDGAGQLAAGLHTARSGSAQVAAGAKQLSDGIIKATDPLVTVTRALSQIGGNTDQLQQGATALQQANDQIGGIATAQDAAADSLTTVIDQLSASPDPLANNAAGTLRGIQDQLRGHQFTPQVRQQLTDAENAAISMTTALRAPGSPLNSALNQVGGTGRDLDNKLTQLRSGAQQLSSGSAELASGIVKLDDGATQLKSGTAQLRSGSAELATKLAEGAKQVPDWSAQQKNAIADTIGGPVNLETSHENAAPNFGTGMAPFFLTLALFFGALVLWMILRPLQSRAVAAEVLAIRVVLASYLPAAMIGFCQAVILYCVVRFALGMHAAHPVAMLGFMVLISCTFVAATQAINALVGPVVGRVLVMALLMLQLVSAGGMYPVETTSKPFQVIHKYDPMTYGVNGLRQLILGGIDFRLWQAIVALVIIWIGAMTISCLSARRDRLWNLNRLIPAIKM, encoded by the coding sequence ATGCTAAACGGTCTTCGCGCAAGCGGCTCATCCCCGCTGAAAGGTCTTCGCGCAAGCGGCTCATCCCCGCTGGCTGGGCTCGCACTCGGCTCGGAGATCAAGCGCTTCGGCCGCAGCCGGATGACCCGGCTGGCGATCGTCGTGCTGATGTTGCTGCCACTGGTCTACGGTGCGCTGTATCTGTGGGCGTACTGGGACCCGTTCGGTCACGTCAACAAGATGCCTGTCGCGCTGGTCAATTCCGACCGGGGGACCGTGGTTTCCGGGCAGAAGATCAACGCGGGCGACGAGATCGCCAAGAGTCTCACCGATGATGCCAGCCTGGACTGGCACGTGATGGACCTCGATGAGGCCCGTCAGGGCGTCGACCACGGCAAGTACTACTTCATGCTCGAGTTGCCGCCGAACTTCAGTGAGGCGATCGCGTCGCCCGTGACCGGGGAACCCAAGCGGGCGAACCTGATTGCGGTGTACAACGACGCCAACAACTACATCTCGTCGAGTATCGGACGCACCGCCGTCGACCAGGTGCTCAATGCCGTTTCCACCCGGATCTCCGGGCAGGCGGTCAATCAGGTGCTGTCAGTGGTGGTTTCGTCCGGGGCGGGCATCAGGCAAGCCGCCGACGGCGCCCAGCAGCTTGCCGACGGGGCGGTGAAAGTCGATGACGGCGCCGGGCAGCTGGCGGCGGGCCTGCACACCGCTCGCTCTGGTTCGGCGCAGGTCGCCGCTGGTGCCAAGCAGCTCTCCGACGGGATCATCAAGGCCACCGATCCATTGGTCACAGTGACCAGGGCGCTGTCGCAGATCGGCGGCAACACCGACCAGCTACAGCAGGGCGCAACCGCGCTGCAGCAGGCCAACGACCAGATCGGTGGCATCGCGACGGCGCAGGACGCCGCTGCTGATTCGTTGACCACGGTGATCGACCAGTTATCCGCGAGCCCGGATCCCTTGGCCAACAACGCCGCCGGAACCCTACGCGGGATCCAGGACCAGCTGCGCGGTCACCAGTTCACCCCGCAGGTCCGTCAGCAGCTCACTGACGCCGAGAACGCGGCCATCTCGATGACCACGGCGCTGCGCGCTCCCGGCAGCCCGCTCAACTCCGCGCTCAACCAAGTTGGTGGCACGGGCCGGGACCTCGACAACAAGCTGACGCAACTCCGTAGCGGAGCACAGCAGCTGTCCTCGGGCAGCGCAGAATTGGCCAGCGGTATCGTCAAACTCGACGACGGTGCGACCCAGCTCAAATCGGGCACCGCTCAGCTGCGGTCGGGGTCGGCCGAGCTGGCGACCAAACTCGCCGAAGGCGCCAAGCAGGTTCCCGACTGGAGCGCCCAGCAGAAGAATGCGATCGCCGACACGATCGGCGGCCCGGTCAATCTCGAAACCTCACACGAGAACGCCGCACCCAACTTCGGCACCGGCATGGCGCCGTTCTTCCTCACTCTGGCCTTGTTCTTCGGTGCTTTGGTGCTGTGGATGATCCTGCGGCCCCTGCAGAGTCGTGCTGTCGCCGCGGAGGTGCTGGCGATCCGGGTGGTGCTCGCCAGTTACCTGCCCGCGGCGATGATCGGGTTCTGCCAGGCCGTCATCCTGTACTGCGTGGTGCGGTTCGCCCTCGGTATGCACGCCGCGCACCCAGTCGCGATGCTCGGGTTCATGGTGTTGATCTCGTGTACGTTCGTCGCTGCCACGCAGGCGATCAACGCCCTCGTCGGGCCGGTGGTGGGGCGCGTGCTGGTGATGGCGTTGCTGATGCTGCAGTTGGTGAGTGCCGGCGGCATGTATCCCGTCGAAACCACGTCGAAGCCCTTCCAGGTGATCCACAAGTACGACCCGATGACCTACGGCGTCAATGGCTTACGCCAGCTCATCCTCGGCGGGATCGACTTCCGGCTGTGGCAGGCCATCGTCGCGCTCGTGATCATCTGGATAGGAGCGATGACGATCTCCTGTCTGTCCGCCCGGCGAGACCGACTGTGGAACCTCAACAGGCTGATACCGGCGATCAAGATGTGA
- a CDS encoding zinc ribbon domain-containing protein codes for MKTDPGLVGPETMECEVCQLEVPAGRYCGLCGAPLSDHRANGPHWLRARSFSAAPGQHLLIPSVASSLFPHLSPRSRMAFLGGLALLLAALVAAALFRLPAALIAVASLGLPLLFGIYLRESDVHRDVPSSTLVLTALLGAGLGIGWVLLTGEAMARVYGVPLGMGIAGSRMLRESIGVSLGGMVLMLVPALVVRFTRRGTQEALDGYAIGAFGALTYCAAATMTRLAPQFTTGMVARDRPMSGLLVEAGIRGVAVPTIAVAVGGLIGAALWFTRPPNKVHVHRGFVRITLTLFAVGVMILYAGLGLIDIARFPQWLQFGLYIALAAIALLLLRLGVHLALLHEAQDEIHTDEPLLCIQCGHVVPDAPFCAHCGAAIHASSRSSRKARRTGRPIRQGEPGEITVGLLPGYSIHKGAFTAAPVHKTSYTRLALALGVVIVVAAAGLVGLSAVLQKPAARYVCPPNCGSPPFGQPVTINPLYTAADGSFTVSYPAAGSAYKVSTNDHGVMANLLAGDGGTMQLFSKPAAGKSPKDIAVQLVRQTFPDTKTAYEIPNTMVGYQPGFGLTADYWPQGSTSSYARMRVIIMVAVKHDLALIAAAVGPYRKFGPDSGSGKPSGANLQLALDMGKYVNSFRWRGDPSR; via the coding sequence ATGAAAACCGACCCAGGCCTCGTCGGTCCGGAGACGATGGAATGCGAGGTCTGCCAACTCGAGGTCCCCGCAGGGCGGTACTGCGGGCTCTGCGGCGCTCCGCTGTCGGACCACCGGGCCAACGGTCCGCACTGGCTGCGGGCGCGGTCTTTCAGCGCGGCTCCGGGACAGCATCTGCTGATCCCTTCGGTCGCCAGTTCGCTGTTCCCGCATCTGTCTCCACGGTCGCGGATGGCGTTCCTGGGCGGCCTGGCACTGCTGTTGGCGGCACTGGTGGCCGCTGCCCTGTTCCGGCTGCCTGCCGCACTCATCGCCGTCGCCTCGCTGGGTCTGCCTCTGCTGTTCGGAATCTACCTGCGGGAGTCCGACGTTCATCGCGACGTCCCGAGCAGCACCCTGGTCCTCACCGCACTGCTGGGCGCGGGTCTCGGGATCGGCTGGGTGCTGTTGACCGGTGAGGCGATGGCCCGCGTGTACGGCGTCCCGCTGGGCATGGGTATCGCCGGGTCGCGCATGCTGCGCGAGAGCATCGGGGTGTCCTTGGGCGGCATGGTGTTGATGCTGGTACCCGCGCTGGTAGTGCGCTTCACCCGTCGGGGAACACAAGAAGCGTTGGACGGCTACGCAATCGGCGCGTTCGGCGCGCTGACCTATTGTGCTGCGGCGACGATGACGCGCCTGGCGCCGCAGTTCACCACCGGCATGGTGGCCCGCGACCGGCCGATGAGCGGGCTGCTGGTCGAGGCCGGGATCCGCGGTGTCGCGGTACCGACGATCGCTGTCGCGGTGGGCGGGCTGATCGGTGCAGCGCTATGGTTCACCAGACCACCCAACAAGGTTCACGTACACCGCGGGTTCGTCCGTATCACCCTGACCCTGTTCGCGGTCGGGGTGATGATCCTCTACGCCGGGCTCGGCCTGATCGACATTGCGCGATTCCCGCAGTGGCTGCAGTTCGGGCTGTACATCGCCTTGGCAGCGATCGCGCTGCTACTCCTGCGGCTCGGTGTGCATCTGGCGCTGCTGCACGAGGCCCAGGATGAGATCCACACCGATGAGCCGCTGCTGTGCATCCAATGCGGACATGTCGTGCCCGACGCTCCTTTCTGCGCACACTGCGGTGCGGCCATCCATGCCTCGTCGCGCAGTTCGCGCAAAGCCCGCAGAACGGGCCGGCCGATACGTCAGGGCGAGCCAGGGGAGATCACGGTCGGGCTGCTGCCCGGCTACTCGATCCACAAGGGGGCGTTCACCGCTGCGCCCGTGCACAAGACGTCGTACACCAGGTTGGCTCTGGCCCTCGGGGTCGTCATCGTCGTCGCGGCGGCCGGGTTGGTCGGCCTCTCGGCGGTACTGCAGAAGCCGGCGGCACGCTACGTGTGCCCGCCGAACTGTGGCTCGCCACCGTTCGGACAACCCGTCACCATCAACCCTCTGTACACGGCGGCCGACGGCTCGTTCACCGTGTCGTATCCGGCCGCGGGGTCGGCCTACAAGGTCAGCACCAATGATCACGGCGTGATGGCGAACCTGCTGGCCGGCGACGGGGGCACCATGCAGCTGTTCAGCAAGCCGGCGGCCGGCAAATCACCGAAAGACATTGCCGTCCAACTGGTTCGCCAGACATTCCCGGACACCAAGACCGCCTACGAGATACCCAACACGATGGTGGGCTATCAGCCCGGGTTCGGACTTACCGCCGACTACTGGCCACAGGGCTCGACCAGCAGCTACGCCCGGATGCGCGTAATCATCATGGTGGCGGTCAAACATGATCTCGCGCTCATTGCCGCGGCCGTCGGGCCCTACCGCAAGTTCGGTCCGGACTCGGGTTCCGGCAAGCCGTCAGGCGCCAACCTGCAGCTCGCGCTAGATATGGGTAAGTATGTCAACAGTTTTCGCTGGCGTGGAGACCCCAGCCGGTAG
- a CDS encoding TetR/AcrR family transcriptional regulator has protein sequence MLPGMPSVKPARTRPTRGEVRDRILDAALEVFAAEGFAGATIDAIGQAAGFTKGAVYSNFESKDDLFLALLDRQFETRGELIATAFDNNGGDTAATARALSRSMLESIRNQNEYYVVLTEYWLRAVRDPQLRDRLIARRRTAVQQALQVVNNVATALPRQNLLALAQLVVTMSTGVAMEELLQPGTIDETMLARLIAALVEAAPDADEQ, from the coding sequence ATGCTGCCGGGTATGCCGTCCGTCAAACCCGCACGCACCAGGCCCACCCGCGGCGAGGTTCGCGACCGAATCCTTGACGCAGCCCTGGAGGTGTTCGCCGCCGAAGGGTTCGCGGGCGCCACCATCGACGCGATCGGTCAGGCCGCGGGTTTCACCAAGGGCGCGGTGTACTCCAACTTCGAATCCAAGGACGACCTGTTCCTGGCATTGCTGGACCGCCAGTTCGAGACCCGGGGTGAGCTGATCGCGACGGCTTTCGACAACAACGGCGGTGACACGGCCGCCACCGCGCGGGCGTTGAGCCGATCCATGCTGGAGTCCATCCGCAATCAGAACGAGTACTACGTTGTCCTCACCGAATACTGGCTACGGGCCGTGCGCGATCCACAACTGCGCGACCGGCTTATCGCACGCCGCCGCACCGCCGTCCAGCAGGCACTGCAGGTCGTCAACAACGTCGCGACCGCGTTGCCGCGGCAGAATCTGCTGGCACTCGCCCAGCTCGTCGTCACGATGTCGACGGGAGTCGCGATGGAGGAACTGCTCCAGCCCGGGACGATCGACGAGACCATGCTGGCACGCCTCATCGCCGCGTTGGTCGAAGCGGCGCCGGACGCCGACGAGCAGTAG
- a CDS encoding DNA polymerase Y family protein — protein sequence MDWPAVAAATAARLEPTAPVAVTLANRVVACSASARASGVRRGLRRREAQARCPYLHVVTADPARDARHFENVTIAVDDLVPRAEVLRPGLLVLPVRGAARYFGSEPAAAERLVDAVAATGVECQVGIADQLPTAVFAAREGRIVEPGMDAPFLFPLSIRQLSTEPALAAPGREELADLLWRMGIRTLGQFAELSRTDVASRFGADAVLAHRFARGESARGPSGREPAAELDAVMNCDPPIERVDAAAFAGRSLASALHRSLESAGVGCTRLAVHAVTANGEELERVWRCAEPLTEDATADRVRWQLDGWLNRRTSDRPTAPVTVLQLRPVEVVSAAALQLPLWGGMGEEDRLRARRALVRVQGLLGPEAVQMPVLSGGRGPAERITFTPLGDEPVPRADPRQPWPGRLPEPSPTVLLDDPVELLDGQGDPVRVTSRGMFSTDPARLSGAGRRDGSLRWWAGPWLVDERWWDPQSRGAGRTARAQVLLGDGEDGLALLLCYRQRRWYLEGAYE from the coding sequence ATGGACTGGCCTGCTGTCGCGGCAGCCACCGCGGCACGGTTGGAACCGACCGCGCCGGTCGCGGTCACGCTGGCCAACCGGGTCGTCGCCTGCTCCGCGTCGGCGCGGGCATCGGGGGTACGGCGCGGGTTGCGCCGCCGAGAAGCCCAGGCCCGGTGTCCCTACCTGCATGTGGTCACCGCCGATCCGGCTCGCGATGCCCGTCACTTCGAGAACGTCACGATCGCAGTCGACGATCTGGTGCCGCGGGCCGAGGTGCTGCGACCGGGTCTGCTGGTGCTGCCGGTGCGCGGTGCGGCGCGCTACTTCGGATCCGAACCGGCCGCTGCCGAACGGCTGGTCGACGCGGTGGCCGCGACGGGGGTGGAATGCCAGGTGGGCATCGCAGATCAGTTGCCCACCGCAGTTTTCGCCGCCCGGGAGGGGCGCATCGTCGAACCGGGGATGGACGCTCCGTTCCTGTTCCCGTTGTCGATCCGGCAGTTGTCCACCGAACCGGCTTTGGCGGCGCCCGGCCGGGAAGAGCTGGCAGATCTGTTGTGGCGTATGGGTATCCGAACCCTGGGCCAGTTCGCCGAATTGTCGCGTACCGATGTGGCCTCCCGGTTCGGGGCTGACGCGGTACTCGCGCACCGCTTCGCCCGTGGCGAGTCGGCCAGGGGGCCGTCGGGGCGCGAGCCGGCGGCCGAACTCGACGCGGTGATGAACTGCGATCCACCGATCGAACGGGTGGATGCGGCGGCCTTCGCCGGGCGCTCGCTGGCCAGTGCTCTGCATCGCAGCCTGGAATCGGCGGGGGTCGGCTGCACCCGGTTGGCCGTCCACGCCGTCACAGCCAACGGTGAGGAGCTGGAACGGGTTTGGCGATGTGCCGAACCACTGACCGAGGATGCCACGGCCGACCGGGTGCGCTGGCAACTGGACGGCTGGTTGAACCGCCGTACCTCCGACCGGCCTACCGCGCCGGTCACCGTGCTGCAGTTGCGCCCGGTGGAAGTGGTGTCCGCTGCAGCGTTGCAGCTGCCGTTGTGGGGTGGGATGGGCGAGGAGGACCGGTTGCGGGCCCGGCGTGCGTTGGTACGGGTCCAGGGCTTGCTCGGGCCGGAAGCGGTGCAGATGCCGGTGCTCAGTGGTGGGCGCGGGCCCGCCGAACGCATCACCTTCACCCCGCTGGGGGACGAGCCGGTACCGCGCGCCGACCCGCGGCAGCCCTGGCCCGGGCGCCTACCCGAGCCTTCGCCGACCGTCCTGCTCGATGATCCGGTGGAACTCCTTGACGGGCAGGGTGATCCCGTGCGGGTCACCAGTCGGGGGATGTTCTCCACCGATCCCGCCCGGCTGTCCGGTGCGGGCCGGCGCGACGGCAGCCTGCGCTGGTGGGCCGGGCCATGGCTGGTCGATGAGCGGTGGTGGGATCCGCAGAGCCGGGGTGCTGGTCGGACCGCGCGGGCGCAGGTGTTGCTCGGCGACGGCGAGGACGGTCTGGCGCTGCTGCTGTGCTATCGGCAGCGACGGTGGTACCTGGAGGGGGCCTATGAATAG
- a CDS encoding S53 family peptidase encodes MAGTRVIPGYALLTLILAGALLLASDLRVTQAPGVRTPIGGPYAQLLAASTDLGPSHHDSVQLTVALQGQHRPAALYTWADGRGLSVRWRAGDPWAIIDGAPAAMAAAFGVDIHDYRGRRGQVFYASPQQPSTPEPLRGEVVEVGRILSYTPPRMSRPDLSNLPTDVPDRGLTPTALLNTYNLSELAQQGYTGKGTTIVIFAFDGFDQTDLDTFATTFNLPRFTPTLIGGQPSEPHGETTMDLEVAHALAPDARKVVVNARPTVQGDGAYEKIGQMLQTADSQFPGAVWSFSIGWGCDKLITAADLAPVRSALTTAHSHGTTAFNASGDLAGLECKGGQDWSSPPGPDDIGLDSVASLPEITNVGGTTLSTDTDGGWLAEQAWFDVPLTQGTGGGVSALFDRPDWQRGVTAPGSTEAGGDHKRLTPDVSAVADPFTGVKIVLNNQLLVGGGTSQSAPLWAGMAAVMDQYLLANGGRELGDLNPLLYRIAAGAPLPAFHDVTLGGNAVANAGPGYDLVTGLGTPNVDNLVKNILVWQRANP; translated from the coding sequence ATGGCCGGGACACGCGTCATCCCCGGATACGCACTACTGACGCTGATCCTGGCTGGAGCACTGCTCCTGGCCTCGGACCTGCGGGTTACCCAAGCACCGGGCGTAAGGACTCCTATCGGCGGTCCTTACGCCCAGTTGCTTGCCGCCTCAACCGATCTTGGGCCTTCGCACCATGACTCGGTCCAGCTCACAGTCGCCCTGCAGGGCCAGCACCGGCCGGCGGCGCTGTACACCTGGGCGGACGGCCGAGGGCTGTCGGTGCGATGGCGCGCCGGCGACCCGTGGGCCATCATCGACGGCGCCCCCGCGGCCATGGCCGCTGCCTTCGGTGTCGACATCCATGATTACCGGGGTAGACGGGGCCAGGTGTTCTACGCCTCGCCGCAACAGCCGTCGACACCCGAACCGCTGCGCGGCGAGGTCGTCGAGGTCGGCCGTATCCTCAGCTACACCCCGCCCCGGATGTCCCGGCCGGACCTGTCGAACCTGCCCACCGACGTCCCCGACCGGGGGCTGACCCCGACGGCGCTGCTCAACACCTACAACTTGAGCGAGCTTGCACAGCAGGGCTACACCGGCAAGGGCACCACCATCGTGATCTTCGCGTTCGACGGTTTCGACCAGACCGATCTGGACACCTTCGCCACCACCTTCAACCTGCCGAGGTTCACCCCCACCCTGATCGGCGGACAGCCCAGCGAACCCCACGGCGAGACCACCATGGATCTGGAGGTCGCCCACGCCCTTGCGCCCGATGCGCGCAAGGTGGTGGTCAACGCTCGACCGACGGTCCAGGGAGACGGAGCCTACGAAAAGATCGGGCAGATGCTTCAAACGGCAGACTCCCAGTTCCCCGGTGCGGTCTGGAGCTTTTCCATCGGCTGGGGCTGCGACAAGCTGATCACCGCCGCCGATCTGGCCCCGGTCCGCTCCGCGCTGACCACAGCACACTCCCACGGCACCACGGCATTCAATGCCAGCGGCGACCTGGCCGGCCTGGAATGCAAAGGCGGACAAGACTGGTCGTCGCCTCCGGGACCCGACGACATCGGGTTGGACTCGGTCGCATCGCTGCCCGAGATCACCAATGTCGGTGGCACCACGTTGTCCACCGATACGGACGGCGGTTGGCTGGCAGAACAGGCCTGGTTCGACGTACCGCTGACGCAGGGCACTGGCGGCGGGGTTTCGGCGCTGTTCGACCGACCGGACTGGCAGCGCGGTGTCACCGCGCCCGGCAGCACCGAAGCCGGCGGCGACCACAAGCGGCTCACCCCGGATGTGTCCGCGGTCGCCGACCCGTTCACCGGCGTGAAGATCGTGTTGAACAATCAGCTGCTGGTCGGTGGCGGCACGTCCCAGTCGGCGCCGCTGTGGGCCGGCATGGCCGCGGTGATGGATCAGTATCTGCTCGCCAACGGTGGCCGGGAGCTGGGTGATCTCAATCCGCTGCTGTACCGCATCGCTGCCGGGGCGCCACTGCCCGCCTTTCACGACGTCACGCTCGGTGGCAATGCGGTGGCCAATGCCGGGCCGGGCTACGACCTGGTGACCGGCCTCGGAACACCCAACGTGGACAACCTCGTCAAGAACATCCTTGTCTGGCAGAGAGCGAACCCATGA